The genomic segment TCTCATCATAAGTTCCTATAGGTGATTTTAGATAAGATTCATCCATTACCACTTTATCTTCTTTAACAAATTCTGGATCTGGTATAGGTACTGCTGATATTAATGATTTAGTGTAAATATGTACAGGGTTGTTATATACCTCATCAGGATATCCAAGTTCTACTATTTTACCTCTAAACATTACAGCAACTCTATCAGATATATATTTAACCATAGATACATCATGGGCTATAAACATCATAGTTAAGTTTTTCTTTCTTTGTAACTCTTTTAATAAATTTACTACCTGTGCCTGTATAGAAACATCGAGCGCTGAAATCGGTTCATCACATATTAGTACCTCTGGCTCTACTGCTCGTGCCCTTGCTATTCCTATTCTTCGTCTTTGTCCTCCACTAAATTC from the Streptobacillus felis genome contains:
- a CDS encoding ATP-binding cassette domain-containing protein; its protein translation is EFSGGQRRRIGIARARAVEPEVLICDEPISALDVSIQAQVVNLLKELQRKKNLTMMFIAHDVSMVKYISDRVAVMFRGKIVELGYPDEVYNNPVHIYTKSLISAVPIPDPEFVKEDKVVMDESYLKSPIGTYDE